A section of the Candidatus Hydrogenedentota bacterium genome encodes:
- a CDS encoding SUMF1/EgtB/PvdO family nonheme iron enzyme translates to MRLARKLSVVLAIALVLAIATGCSTFHPKTSAADVKVKTHDFNGIDFVWVPPGNFQMGAATEEAGSQPNEGPVHTVTFENGFWISRREISQQEYALVMDDHPSPEKNDEMPVTNVSWLDAMAFCAKLSADSGAAYCLPTEAQWEYAARAGASTAYHFGNDPLLLDVYDWYAVNAPEKAVQYPGQKAPNRWGLYDVHGNLSEWCYDVYAEDYYQQSCSTAPTGPEQGVSRVVRGGCVKSKADECRLAARGHAAPEAKSPTVGFRIVREKLPTWPRYYPPVK, encoded by the coding sequence ATGCGCCTCGCCAGAAAGCTTTCCGTCGTTCTCGCGATTGCCCTTGTGCTCGCAATCGCAACAGGCTGTTCAACTTTCCACCCGAAGACCTCGGCTGCGGACGTCAAGGTAAAAACCCATGACTTCAATGGAATCGACTTTGTATGGGTACCGCCAGGGAATTTCCAGATGGGCGCTGCGACGGAGGAGGCCGGCAGCCAGCCCAATGAAGGGCCTGTTCACACGGTTACCTTCGAAAACGGTTTCTGGATCAGCCGCCGCGAGATCAGCCAACAGGAATATGCCCTTGTCATGGATGACCATCCCTCGCCCGAGAAAAACGATGAGATGCCCGTGACAAACGTCAGCTGGTTGGATGCCATGGCCTTCTGCGCGAAGCTGTCGGCGGACAGCGGCGCGGCCTATTGCCTGCCTACCGAGGCGCAGTGGGAATACGCAGCCCGCGCTGGCGCCAGCACGGCGTACCACTTCGGCAACGACCCGTTGCTGCTCGACGTGTATGACTGGTACGCCGTCAATGCGCCGGAAAAAGCGGTCCAGTATCCGGGGCAGAAAGCGCCCAACCGCTGGGGCCTGTATGACGTGCACGGCAACCTCAGCGAATGGTGCTACGACGTCTATGCCGAAGATTACTACCAGCAGAGCTGTTCGACCGCTCCCACAGGACCCGAGCAAGGCGTATCGCGGGTGGTGCGCGGCGGATGCGTCAAATCCAAAGCCGACGAATGCCGCCTCGCAGCCCGGGGCCATGCGGCGCCCGAAGCGA